A genomic window from Salvia hispanica cultivar TCC Black 2014 chromosome 5, UniMelb_Shisp_WGS_1.0, whole genome shotgun sequence includes:
- the LOC125187366 gene encoding putative germin-like protein 2-1, translating into MAISMLLILILTTITSTNYLTLAYESSPLQDFCVADFKSPVRVNGFTCLDPKQVKADHFHFRGLHIPGNTSNPMGSFINRPTVFEIPGLNTLGISTVRVDYAPRGVVPPHRHPRASEVLTVLEGTVLVGFVTSDPENKLISKVLQKGDVFAFPFGLIHFQQNVGENDAVTIAFLSSQNPGVIAIANSVFGSDPSIDVDVLAKAFQVDHAIVDKLQAPYKL; encoded by the exons ATGGCAATATCAATGCTATTAATCCTAATTCTTACAACAATCACTAGCACTAATTATctaaccctagcctatgaaTCAAGCCCTCTTCAAGATTTTTGTGTTGCCGATTTCAAAAGTCCAG tGAGGGTGAACGGCTTCACTTGCCTAGATCCTAAACAAGTGAAGGCCGACCACTTCCATTTCCGGGGCCTACACATCCCTGGAAACACCTCAAATCCCATGGGATCCTTCATAAACCGGCCCACAGTCTTCGAGATCCCCGGGCTCAACACTCTCGGTATCTCCACCGTGCGTGTGGACTACGCGCCCCGAGGGGTGGTCCCGCCCCACCGCCACCCCCGCGCCTCTGAGGTACTGACGGTGCTTGAGGGCACCGTGCTCGTGGGATTTGTTACGTCGGACCCCGAGAACAAGCTAATCTCGAAAGTGCTGCAGAAGGGCGATGTTTTCGCGTTTCCATTTGGATTGATTCATTTTCAACAGAATGTTGGGGAAAACGACGCTGTTACGATTGCGTTTTTGAGCAGCCAAAACCCCGGCGTGATCGCCATCGCAAACTCCGTATTCGGCTCTGATCCATCGATCGATGTTGATGTGTTAGCCAAAGCTTTCCAAGTCGACCATGCCATTGTTGATAAGCTGCAAGCtccttataaattataa
- the LOC125186215 gene encoding uncharacterized protein LOC125186215: MPFPWKKVKSGRISRLVNDHLHISQKRRDGSSLVVETGFPTSLIDLFIKNREKLKKPSKKKRGVCDPAVEGSPIFCPPPPPSPVGSPLRRSVSPIPPPPIEIRNADEAVEERGGAESGGEARDREVNGVLVMIFKIFTVVVLGFSTKRLALGITISAALLLLLEYAGKRRRRLSPAAPPIVQTNSRLLIQEIQVLESPEIQPEKEITEEKSKPEFREIEAVEMAMKVEEEPPLSKKTRKAKISSKIRKIVLIPKKFRGAKKDHRDDHIAEESDNGNIASSVSDHREEDVRTSICEVEAKIDEDEDEGEDKVNSVEARRYMVLCLIVLAGLIGGRPFALVLTLVWLLVLKVMMWFNVKSS, from the coding sequence ATGCCTTTCCCGTGGAAGAAGGTGAAGAGCGGCCGAATTTCCCGACTGGTCAACGACCACCTCCACATCTCCCAGAAGCGGCGCGACGGCTCCTCTCTGGTGGTGGAGACCGGTTTTCCGACTTCGTTGATCGATCTCTTCATCAAGAATCGcgagaaattgaagaagccGTCGAAGAAGAAGCGCGGCGTTTGTGATCCGGCGGTTGAAGGATCGCCGATTTTCtgccctccgccgccgccgtcgccggTGGGATCGCCGCTGCGGCGAAGTGTTTCCCCAATTCCGCCTCCGCCGATTGAAATTCGAAACGCGGATGAGGCTGTGGAGGAGCGCGGCGGCGCTGAGAGCGGCGGGGAAGCGAGGGATAGGGAAGTGAATGGGGTTTTGGTGATgattttcaagattttcacGGTGGTGGTTTTGGGGTTTTCCACTAAGAGACTCGCTTTAGGGATCACCATCTCGGCggccctcctcctcctcctcgaaTACGCCGGAaaacgccgccgccgcctctccCCGGCGGCGCCGCCGATTGTGCAAACTAATTCTAGATTACTAATTCAAGAAATTCAAGTCCTCGAATCACCGGAGATTCAACCGGAGAAGGAGATCACCGAGGAGAAATCGAAACCTGAATTTCGAGAAATCGAGGCCGTGGAGATGGCAATGAAGGTAGAAGAAGAGCCTCCCCTCtccaaaaaaacaagaaaagcaAAGATTTCTTCCAAGATTAGGAAAATTGTTCTGATTCCAAAGAAATTCAGAGGTGCTAAAAAGGATCACAGAGATGATCACATTGCCGAGGAATCGGATAACGGAAACATAGCCTCGTCGGTTTCCGATCACAGAGAAGAAGATGTGAGGACTTCAATCTGTGAAGTAGAAGCAAAgattgatgaagatgaagatgaaggcgAAGATAAGGTCAACTCTGTGGAGGCTCGGAGATACATGGTGCTGTGTCTGATCGTGCTGGCTGGCCTCATCGGAGGCCGGCCTTTCGCGCTTGTcctgacgttggtgtggttgTTGGTGTTGAAAGTGATGATGTGGTTTAACGTTAAGTCCAGTTAG
- the LOC125188556 gene encoding tubulin beta chain has translation MREILHIQGGQCGNQIGAKFWEVICDEHGIDQTGRYNGQSDLQLERVNVYYNEASGGRYVPRAVLMDLEPGTMDSVRSGPYGQIFRPDNFVFGQSGAGNNWAKGHYTEGAELIDSVLDVVRKEAENCDCLQGFQVCHSLGGGTGSGMGTLLISKIREEYPDRMMLTFSVFPSPKVSDTVVEPYNATLSVHQLVENADECMVLDNEALYDICFRTLKLSTPTFGDLNHLISATMSGVTCCLRFPGQLNSDLRKLAVNLIPFPRLHFFMVGFAPLTSRGSQQYRALTVPELTQQMWDAKNMMCAADPRHGRYLTASAMFRGKMSTKEVDEQMINVQNKNSSYFVEWIPNNVKSSVCDIPPTGLKMASTFIGNSTSIQEMFRRVSEQFTAMFRRKAFLHWYTGEGMDEMEFTEAESNMNDLVAEYQQYQDATADDEEYEDEEEEA, from the exons atgagagaaatccTGCACATCCAGGGCGGGCAATGCGGCAACCAGATCGGCGCCAAATTCTGGGAGGTGATCTGCGACGAGCACGGCATCGATCAGACGGGGAGATACAACGGCCAATCCGACCTCCAGCTCGAGCGCGTCAACGTCTACTACAACGAGGCCAGCGGCGGGAGGTACGTCCCACGCGCGGTGCTCATGGACCTCGAGCCCGGCACCATGGACTCCGTCAGATCCGGGCCATACGGCCAGATTTTCAGGCCGGATAATTTCGTCTTCGGCCAGTCCGGCGCCGGGAATAATTGGGCGAAGGGGCATTACACCGAGGGAGCGGAGCTCATCGACTCCGTGCTCGACGTCGTGCGCAAGGAGGCGGAGAATTGTGACTGCTTGCAAG GATTTCAAGTATGTCACTCCTTGGGTGGAGGCACGGGATCCGGCATGGGAACCCTTCTCATCTCCAAGATCAGAGAGGAGTATCCAGACAGGATGATGTTAACATTCTCCGTCTTTCCATCTCCGAAGGTATCCGACACTGTTGTTGAGCCATACAATGCCACGTTGTCTGTTCATCAACTCGTTGAGAATGCAGACGAGTGTATGGTTTTGGATAACGAGGCTCTCTATGATATCTGCTTCCGTACTCTTAAGCTTTCAACTCCCACCT TTGGCGATCTCAACCACCTTATCTCCGCCACCATGAGTGGTGTCACATGCTGTCTCCGTTTCCCAGGCCAACTCAACTCCGACCTCAGGAAACTTGCCGTCAACCTTATCCCCTTCCCACGACTTCATTTCTTCATGGTTGGGTTCGCGCCCTTGACCTCCCGAGGCTCCCAGCAGTACAGGGCTCTGACCGTACCCGAACTCACTCAGCAGATGTGGGATGCAAAGAACATGATGTGCGCAGCAGACCCACGCCATGGACGCTACTTGACTGCCTCAGCCATGTTCCGTGGCAAGATGAGCACCAAAGAAGTTGACGAGCAGATGATCAACGTGCAGAACAAGAATTCGTCCTATTTTGTCGAGTGGATCCCCAACAACGTGAAGTCCAGTGTCTGTGACATCCCTCCCACAGGTCTGAAAATGGCTTCCACCTTCATCGGAAACTCCACCTCGATCCAGGAGATGTTCAGACGCGTGAGCGAGCAGTTCACTGCAATGTTCAGGCGCAAGGCTTTCTTGCATTGGTACACCGGTGAAGGGATGGACGAGATGGAGTTCACCGAGGCTGAAAGCAACATGAACGACCTTGTGGCAGAGTATCAGCAGTACCAGGATGCGACGGCCGATGATGAGGAGTATGAGGACGAAGAGGAGGAAGCTTGA
- the LOC125188555 gene encoding beta-glucosidase 12-like isoform X1, with product MHKESWKYAEKILDGSNGDVAVDSYHLYKEDVKLLKKMGADAYRFSISWPRILPGGSISKGVNQDGINYYNNLINELLANGIQPWVTLLHLDTSQALQDAYGGFLSPQIVKDFQDFADLLFSQFGDRVKHWVTINEPWGLSYLGYTLGVFAPGRCSSWIDGSCTGGDSATEPYEITHNQLLSHAAVVKLYRDKYQELQKGEIGIVVNAFWFVPYDDTDESVKARDRGLAFMIGWIMDPVVYGRYPEIMRERVGNRLPRFSEDEAEMVKGSFDFIGLNYYSGKYAVSTDDVYHPPNEVSYLTDSGYNPVGDKDGIPIGEQWSNHSQYNVYPKGLRLLLQYIKLQYKDPLIYITENGVEEDRNDNVPISEALKDYTRKKFFFDHLCCLREAIDLDGVNVKGFFAWSLTDNYEWASGYLVRYGLNYVDYTDKHLRRYPKLSAQWLRSIFGRGDEKHQVREVSDH from the exons ATGCATAAAGAATCTTGGAAATATGCAGAGAAGATTCTAGATGGTTCGAATGGGGATGTGGCAGTTGATTCTTACCATCTATACAAG GAAGATGTGAAGCTTCTAAAGAAAATGGGAGCAGATGCCTATAGATTCTCCATATCATGGCCTAGGATATTGCCAG GTGGATCAATAAGTAAAGGTGTGAATCAAGATGGGATCAATTACTACAACAACCTTATCAATGAGCTTCTAGCTAATG GAATACAACCATGGGTGACTCTTCTCCACTTAGACACTTCACAAGCTCTCCAAGATGCCTATGGTGGCTTTCTAAGCCCCCAAATTGT GAAAGACTTCCAAGATTTTGCAGATCTATTGTTCAGCCAGTTTGGGGACAGGGTGAAGCACTGGGTCACTATAAACGAACCGTGGGGCCTGAGCTATCTTGGCTACACACTCGGTGTTTTTGCACCGGGACGTTGCTCCAGCTGGATTGATGGCAGCTGCACGGGCGGTGACTCTGCCACCGAGCCCTATGAGATCACGCATAACCAGCTTCTCTCTCACGCTGCTGTTGTGAAGCTGTACCGGGACAAATACCAA GAACTGCAGAAAGGGGAGATTGGAATTGTAGTTAATGCCTTTTGGTTTGTGCCTTATGATGACACTGATGAAAGTGTCAAGGCTAGAGATAGGGGGCTTGCTTTCATGATAGGATG GATCATGGATCCTGTAGTGTATGGTAGGTATCCAGAGatcatgagagagagagttggaAACCGGCTGCCTAGATTCAGTGAAGACGAAGCAGAGATGGTGAAGGGATCGTTCGATTTCATTGGACTGAATTATTACTCTGGGAAATATGCAGTTAGCACAGATGATGTTTATCACCCTCCTAATGAAGTGAGCTACCTCACTGATTCTGGCTACAATCCAGTAG GGGACAAAGACGGCATACCTATTGGGGAACAATGGAGCAACCACAGTCAGTACAATGTGTATCCGAAGGGgctccgcctcctcctccaatACATAAAACTACAGTACAAGGATCCTCTAATCTACATTACTGAGAATG GGGTTGAAGAAGACAGGAATGATAATGTGCCGATATCTGAGGCGCTCAAAGATTACACGAGGAAGAAATTCTTCTTCGATCATCTATGCTGTCTGCGTGAAGCAATTGA CTTAGATGGTGTTAATGTGAAAGGATTCTTCGCATGGTCGTTGACAGATAACTACGAATGGGCTTCGGGCTATTTGGTTCGTTATGGGCTTAACTATGTCGATTATACAGATAAGCATCTGCGGAGATACCCCAAGCTCTCTGCACAATGGCTCCGAAGCATCTTTGGGCGTGGAGATGAAAAACATCAAGTTAGAGAAGTTTCTGATCATTAA
- the LOC125188555 gene encoding beta-glucosidase 11-like isoform X2: protein MGADAYRFSISWPRILPGGSISKGVNQDGINYYNNLINELLANGIQPWVTLLHLDTSQALQDAYGGFLSPQIVKDFQDFADLLFSQFGDRVKHWVTINEPWGLSYLGYTLGVFAPGRCSSWIDGSCTGGDSATEPYEITHNQLLSHAAVVKLYRDKYQELQKGEIGIVVNAFWFVPYDDTDESVKARDRGLAFMIGWIMDPVVYGRYPEIMRERVGNRLPRFSEDEAEMVKGSFDFIGLNYYSGKYAVSTDDVYHPPNEVSYLTDSGYNPVGDKDGIPIGEQWSNHSQYNVYPKGLRLLLQYIKLQYKDPLIYITENGVEEDRNDNVPISEALKDYTRKKFFFDHLCCLREAIDLDGVNVKGFFAWSLTDNYEWASGYLVRYGLNYVDYTDKHLRRYPKLSAQWLRSIFGRGDEKHQVREVSDH from the exons ATGGGAGCAGATGCCTATAGATTCTCCATATCATGGCCTAGGATATTGCCAG GTGGATCAATAAGTAAAGGTGTGAATCAAGATGGGATCAATTACTACAACAACCTTATCAATGAGCTTCTAGCTAATG GAATACAACCATGGGTGACTCTTCTCCACTTAGACACTTCACAAGCTCTCCAAGATGCCTATGGTGGCTTTCTAAGCCCCCAAATTGT GAAAGACTTCCAAGATTTTGCAGATCTATTGTTCAGCCAGTTTGGGGACAGGGTGAAGCACTGGGTCACTATAAACGAACCGTGGGGCCTGAGCTATCTTGGCTACACACTCGGTGTTTTTGCACCGGGACGTTGCTCCAGCTGGATTGATGGCAGCTGCACGGGCGGTGACTCTGCCACCGAGCCCTATGAGATCACGCATAACCAGCTTCTCTCTCACGCTGCTGTTGTGAAGCTGTACCGGGACAAATACCAA GAACTGCAGAAAGGGGAGATTGGAATTGTAGTTAATGCCTTTTGGTTTGTGCCTTATGATGACACTGATGAAAGTGTCAAGGCTAGAGATAGGGGGCTTGCTTTCATGATAGGATG GATCATGGATCCTGTAGTGTATGGTAGGTATCCAGAGatcatgagagagagagttggaAACCGGCTGCCTAGATTCAGTGAAGACGAAGCAGAGATGGTGAAGGGATCGTTCGATTTCATTGGACTGAATTATTACTCTGGGAAATATGCAGTTAGCACAGATGATGTTTATCACCCTCCTAATGAAGTGAGCTACCTCACTGATTCTGGCTACAATCCAGTAG GGGACAAAGACGGCATACCTATTGGGGAACAATGGAGCAACCACAGTCAGTACAATGTGTATCCGAAGGGgctccgcctcctcctccaatACATAAAACTACAGTACAAGGATCCTCTAATCTACATTACTGAGAATG GGGTTGAAGAAGACAGGAATGATAATGTGCCGATATCTGAGGCGCTCAAAGATTACACGAGGAAGAAATTCTTCTTCGATCATCTATGCTGTCTGCGTGAAGCAATTGA CTTAGATGGTGTTAATGTGAAAGGATTCTTCGCATGGTCGTTGACAGATAACTACGAATGGGCTTCGGGCTATTTGGTTCGTTATGGGCTTAACTATGTCGATTATACAGATAAGCATCTGCGGAGATACCCCAAGCTCTCTGCACAATGGCTCCGAAGCATCTTTGGGCGTGGAGATGAAAAACATCAAGTTAGAGAAGTTTCTGATCATTAA
- the LOC125188554 gene encoding protein POLLENLESS 3-LIKE 1-like yields the protein MLSGGCVDHRSSVNSCQPRGFLTPPPTWKAERGSPAMPRSEMKPKGDLFHVVHKIPSGDSPYVRAKHVQLVDKDPSRAISLFWQAINSGDRVDSALKDMAVVMKQLDRSDEAIEAIKSFRHLSPADSQEALDNILLELYKQSGRMEEEIILLQYKLKQVEEGMAFSGRKTKIARSQGKKVQITIQKEYSRLLGNLAWAYMQQKDFKSAEEHYRKALSFESDKNKQCNLAVCLMHMNKLTEAKFLLQSIPSDNGAVDESYVKSYERASEILAEFESQRVLKPMKQMEQNNEPGMARGFVHGHISRTKSLGGQWGSSRFCSRRHTNDRNGTLSSPLPSSGNMCKGASTDFPYEKRADLDWRANHYEPNVSREGVNSFPYRNTPNVPLTQPRRSTRYGDQVKAVLTENANGGYCRKLSFGSSASSESVHSFASQNAGYYSHDAPDEMPNILPQFLAKKNTCVKPLEANEEGVNTLPSADFGKVEEGKNRTLEISSREQHKKSWADMVEEEDEEEFGSWSNNYPKISQKTYASTDPFNDENVNSNIIPETPKLHDADDEVSQEMGSIDLGGGYLTQPEKIALPKNQPLRRSLCFDQNHNLNIQNVRCASPLATKALDFEGQTGDLSVGKSKNLRRLQVFQDITSVHASPRH from the exons ATGTTGAGCGGCGGTTGCGTTGATCATCGCAGCAGCGTGAACTCTTGTCAGCCGAGGGGGTTCTTGACGCCGCCGCCGACATGGAAGGCGGAGCGGGGATCTCCGGCGATGCCGAGGTCGGAGATGAAGCCCAAGGGAGATCTGTTTCACGTCGTTCACAAGATCCCTTCCGGCGACTCGCCTTACGTTAGAGCCAAACATGTTCAG CTTGTAGACAAGGATCCGAGCAGGGCGATTTCCTTGTTCTGGCAAGCGATAAATTCTGGTGATCGGGTTGATAGTGCTCTGAAAGACATGGCTGTCGTCATGAAACAGTTGGACCGCTCAGATGAAGCTATCGAGGCCATCAAGTCCTTTCGCCATCTATCTCCTGCCGACTCTCAGGAAGCCCTTGACAATATATTGCTTGAACTCTATAAG CAATCAGGGAGGATGGAGGAAGAGATTATATTGCTTCAGTATAAACTGAAGCAAGTTGAAGAGGGAATGGCTTTTTCTGGGAGGAAAACGAAGATTGCAAGGTCTCAAGGAAAGAAGGTTCAGATCACAATTCAGAAGGAGTATTCAAG GTTGTTAGGAAATTTAGCTTGGGCCTATATGCAACAGAAAGATTTCAAATCTGCTGAAGAACATTACAG AAAAGCGCTATCCTTTGAATCGGATAAGAACAAGCAGTGTAACTTGGCAGTCTGCTTGATGCACATGAACAAGCTGACAGAGGCCAAGTTTCTCCTCCAATCAATACCATCTGATAATGGTGCTGTCGATGAATCTTATGTTAAGTCATACGAGCGTGCCTCTGAGATACTGGCCGAGTTTGAGTCGCAGCGTGTTCTTAAGCCTATGAAACAGATGGAGCAGAATAATGAACCTGGGATGGCACGAGGATTTGTACATGGACACATCAGTAGAACTAAGTCATTAGGCGGGCAGTGGGGAAGCAGTAGGTTCTGTTCTCGGAGACATACTAACGATAGAAATGGCACGCTTTCGTCTCCTCTGCCCTCATCTGGCAATATGTGCAAAGGAGCATCTACTGACTTTCCATACGAGAAGAGGGCCGATTTGGATTGGAGGGCGAATCATTATGAGCCTAATGTGAGCCGGGAAGGAGTGAACTCTTTCCCCTACCGGAATACTCCCAACGTTCCACTCACTCAACCAAGGAGAAGTACGCGCTATGGAGATCAAGTAAAAGCTGTTTTGACAGAAAACGCTAATGGAGGTTATTGCCGGAAACTGTCGTTTGGATCATCTGCCAGTAGTGAATCTGTGCATTCATTTGCAAGCCAAAATGCTGGCTACTATTCTCATGATGCACCTGATGAGATGCCGAATATACTGCCACAGTTTTTGGCGAAGAAGAATACATGTGTGAAGCCATTAGAAGCTAATGAAGAAGGGGTGAATACTTTGCCTTCTGCTGACTTTGGAAAAGTAGAAGAAGGCAAGAATCGGACTCTTGAGATTTCAAGTCGCGAGCAGCATAAGAAGAGCTGGGCTGATATGgtcgaagaagaagacgaagaagagTTTGGAAGCTGGAGTAACAATTATCCAAAGATCAGTCAGAAAACTTATGCTTCAACGGACCCGTTCAACGATGAGAATGTTAACTCCAACATAATCCCCGAGACTCCCAAGCTGCACGATGCAGATGATGAAGTAAGTCAGGAGATGGGTTCGATCGATCTTGGAGGCGGATATCTGACTCAGCCAGAGAAAATCGCGCTGCCAAAGAACCAGCCATTGAGACGTTCTCTGTGCTTTGATCAGAACCACAACCTCAACATACAAAACGTCCGCTGTGCTTCACCGTTGGCAACCAAAGCTCTCGACTTTGAAGGCCAAACCGGAGATCTCAGTGTTGGAAAGTCCAAGAACCTGAGGAGGCTGCAGGTTTTCCAGGATATAACGAGTGTTCATGCAAGTCCTCGACACTGA
- the LOC125187469 gene encoding probable 3-hydroxyisobutyrate dehydrogenase, mitochondrial, which produces MAACRLRLLLGIHELFCHTRNFSSSSVPSQFERVGFIGLGNMGSRMADNLFKAGYTVVVHDINHDVMKGFSDKGFLTKNSPLGVAEESDAVITMLPSSAHVMDVYTGPEGILNHGDQVRSRLFIDSSTIDPQTSRKLSAAIAATSLKGGSAMLDAPVSGGIISAENGTLTFMVGGSEEAYRSARPLFLSMGKNVIYCGGPGNGSAAKICNNLAMAVSMLGVSEAFSLGQSLGIRAATLTEIFNSSSARCWSSDTYNPVPGVMEGVPASRDYDGGFATKLMAKDLNLAATSAKEVGARIPMTSSAQKIFTELCDGGLETKDFSCVFRHYFHGKDEV; this is translated from the exons ATGGCTGCTTGTAGATTGAGGTTGCTGTTGGGCATCCATGAACTGTTTTGTCACACTCGCAACTTCTCCTCATCATCTGTTCCCTCCCAATTTGAA AGAGTTGGATTCATAGGACTTGGAAACATGGGATCACGGATGGCTGATAACTTGTTTAAAGCTGGATACACTGTTGTGGTTCATGATAT TAACCATGATGTGATGAAGGGATTCTCGGACAAAGGGTTTCTTACAAAGAATTCACCTCTTGGAGTTGCTGAGGAGAGTGATGCTGTAATCACAATGCTGCCATCTTCTGCCCAT GTGATGGATGTTTACACGGGACCGGAAGGTATCCTCAATCATGGAGATCAGGTTAGGTCGCGGTTGTTCATCGATTCATCAACAATCGATCCTCAGACATCGAGAAAACTGTCTGCAGCCATTGCTGCTACTAGTTTAAAAG GTGGCTCTGCTATGTTGGACGCCCCTGTATCCGGAGGTATCATATCAGCTGAAAACGGAACTCTTACTTTCATG GTTGGTGGTTCTGAGGAAGCTTATAGGTCCGCGAGACCTTTGTTTCTCTCGATGGGGAAAAACGTCATATACTGCGGAGGTCCAGGAAATGGTTCG GCAGCAAAGATTTGCAACAATCTGGCGATGGCTGTGAGCATGCTCGGGGTTTCAGAAGCTTTTTCGCTCGGACAGTCACTGGGCATCCGAGCAGCTACTTTGACCGAGATTTTTAACTCTTCGAGTGCCCGATGTTGGAGTAG CGACACTTACAATCCTGTGCCAGGGGTGATGGAAGGGGTGCCGGCATCTAGGGATTACGATGGAGGGTTTGCTACGAAACTCATG GCTAAGGACCTGAACCTTGCGGCTACATCAGCCAAAGAAGTCGGTGCAAGAATTCCGATGACATCTTCAGCACAAAAGAT ATTCACAGAGCTTTGTGACGGAGGTTTGGAAACAAAGGACTTCTCTTGCGTCTTTCGCCATTATTTCCATGGCAAGGACGAGGTGTAA
- the LOC125188256 gene encoding putative F-box/LRR-repeat protein 23, translating into MPLCIGWVPRNIDVPPSPPLPPLPPPWIELPWDVTANILQRLGSEGMLTSAPQVCTTWWKVCKDPSLWRVIDFSDKKQGPLFDKYMIMCRCAVDRSQGQLVDLTIQYFGNDKLMEYITERSPNLKRLKLGTCFNLSGDVATRMFAKLVHLEELHLTIRKIIGAADIEAIGKCCPMLKSFSCNGFKYGVKTLLNDDFVAVHHRNLYAFAISKSMPNLRHLQLFAHWIGNEGLEAILHCCPRLESLDIRRCFDLDLEGDLGKRCCRKIKHLKLPNDSISDIPWPNCDGGDPFDSSARRFEFYEYNYYKDYEDYCRRYGSNFNLL; encoded by the exons ATGCCTCTCTGCATCGGCTGGGTTCCTAGAAATATTGATGTTCCTCCGTCTCCACCTCTTCCACCTCTGCCGCCACCATGGATTGAACTGCCGTGGGATGTAACGGCCAATATTCTGCAAAGGCTGGGGTCGGAGGGGATGCTCACAAGTGCGCCGCAAGTGTGTACCACCTGGTGGAAGGTCTGTAAGGATCCCTCCTTGTGGCGAGTCATCGATTTCTCCGACAAAAAGCAAGGTCCTCTCTTCGACAAGTATATGATCATGTGCCGCTGCGCAGTGGATCGTAGCCAGGGACAATTGGTCGACCTCACCATTCAGTATTTCGGCAATGACAAACTCATGGAGTACATCACTGAGCG ATCACCAAATCTCAAACGCCTTAAACTTGGAACTTGCTTTAACCTATCAGGAGATGTTGCAACTAGAATGTTTGCAAAGCTTGTACATTTGGAAGAATTGCATCTCACTATCAGAAAAATTATTGGTGCTGCTGACATTGAAGCCATTGGCAAGTGTTGCCCAATGTTGAAATCATTCTCATGCAATGGATTTAAGTACGGGGTTAAGACATTGTTAAATGACGATTTTGTTGCAGTGCACCATCGGAATTTGTATGCTTTTGCAATCAGCAAAAGCATGCCTAATCTGCGTCATCTTCAACTCTTTGCACATTGGATTGGGAATGAAGGACTTGAAGCCATCCTTCACTGTTGTCCACGTCTGGAATCACTTGACATTCGGCGATGTTTTGATCTCGATCTTGAAGGGGATTTGGGGAAAAGATGTTGTCGGAAAATTAAACATCTTAAACTCCCCAATGACTCAATCAGTGATATACCATGGCCTAATTGTGATGGCGGAGATCCATTTGATTCTTCTGCCCGCAGATTTGAATTTTACGAATACAACTATTATAAAGATTATGAAGATTATTGTAGACGCTACGGTAGCAATTTCAACTTATTATGA